A single Orcinus orca chromosome 2, mOrcOrc1.1, whole genome shotgun sequence DNA region contains:
- the SLC8A3 gene encoding sodium/calcium exchanger 3 isoform X3 — MERGLSALLLSPEVTDRKLTVEEEEAKRIAEMGKPILGEHPKLEVIIEESYEFKTTVDKLIRKTNLALVVGTHSWRDQFMEAITVSAAGDEDEDESGEERLPSCFDYVMHFLTVFWKVLFACVPPTEYCHGWACFVVSILIIGMLTAIIGDLASHFGCTIGLKDSVTAVVFVAFGTSVPDTFASKAAAVQDVYADASIGNVTGSNAVNVFLGIGLAWSVAAIYWALQGQEFHVSAGTLAFSVTLFTIFAFVCVSVLLYRRRPHLGGELGGPRGCKLATTSLFVSLWLLYILFATLEAYCYIKGF, encoded by the exons AGGTGACAGACAGGAAGCTGACtgtggaggaagaggaagccaAGAGGATAGCAGAAATGGGAAAGCCAATATTGGGTGAACACCCCAAACTAGAGGTCATCATTGAAGAGTCCTATGAATTCAAG ACTACCGTGGACAAGCTGATCAGGAAGACAAACCTGGCCTTGGTTGTGGGGACCCATTCCTGGAGGGACCAGTTCATGGAGGCCATCACTGTCAGTGCAG CAGGGGACGAAGACGAGGATGAGTCAGGTGAGGAGAGGCTGCCCTCCTGCTTTGACTACGTCATGCACTTCCTAACGGTCTTCTGGAAGGTGCTTTTTGCCTGCGTGCCCCCCACAGAGTACTGCCACGGCTGGGCCTGCTTTGTCGTCTCCATTCTCATCATCGGCATGCTCACAGCCATCATCGGGGACCTGGCCTCCCACTTCGGCTGCACCATTGGCCTCAAGGACTCGGTCACGGCTGTTGTCTTTGTGGCGTTCGGCACCTCTGTGCCAG ATACGTTTGCCAGCAAAGCAGCCGCCGTCCAGGACGTGTACGCGGATGCCTCCATTGGCAATGTCACGGGCAGCAACGCCGTCAACGTCTTCCTGGGCATCGGCCTGGCCTGGTCCGTGGCCGCCATCTACTGGGCCCTGCAGGGACAGGAGTTCCACGTGTCCGCGGGCACGCTGGCCTTCTCTGTCACCCTCTTCACCATCTTCGCGTTTGTGTGCGTCAGCGTGCTCCTGTACCGCCGGCGGCCCCACCTGGGCGGGGAGCTGGGCGGCCCTCGTGGCTGCAAGCTGGCCACGACTTCGCTGTTTGTGAGCCTGTGGCTTCTCTACATACTCTTCGCCACGCTGGAGGCCTACTGCTACATCAAGGGGTTCTGA
- the SLC8A3 gene encoding sodium/calcium exchanger 3 isoform X4 translates to MERGLSEVTDRKLTVEEEEAKRIAEMGKPILGEHPKLEVIIEESYEFKTTVDKLIRKTNLALVVGTHSWRDQFMEAITVSAAGDEDEDESGEERLPSCFDYVMHFLTVFWKVLFACVPPTEYCHGWACFVVSILIIGMLTAIIGDLASHFGCTIGLKDSVTAVVFVAFGTSVPDTFASKAAAVQDVYADASIGNVTGSNAVNVFLGIGLAWSVAAIYWALQGQEFHVSAGTLAFSVTLFTIFAFVCVSVLLYRRRPHLGGELGGPRGCKLATTSLFVSLWLLYILFATLEAYCYIKGF, encoded by the exons AGGTGACAGACAGGAAGCTGACtgtggaggaagaggaagccaAGAGGATAGCAGAAATGGGAAAGCCAATATTGGGTGAACACCCCAAACTAGAGGTCATCATTGAAGAGTCCTATGAATTCAAG ACTACCGTGGACAAGCTGATCAGGAAGACAAACCTGGCCTTGGTTGTGGGGACCCATTCCTGGAGGGACCAGTTCATGGAGGCCATCACTGTCAGTGCAG CAGGGGACGAAGACGAGGATGAGTCAGGTGAGGAGAGGCTGCCCTCCTGCTTTGACTACGTCATGCACTTCCTAACGGTCTTCTGGAAGGTGCTTTTTGCCTGCGTGCCCCCCACAGAGTACTGCCACGGCTGGGCCTGCTTTGTCGTCTCCATTCTCATCATCGGCATGCTCACAGCCATCATCGGGGACCTGGCCTCCCACTTCGGCTGCACCATTGGCCTCAAGGACTCGGTCACGGCTGTTGTCTTTGTGGCGTTCGGCACCTCTGTGCCAG ATACGTTTGCCAGCAAAGCAGCCGCCGTCCAGGACGTGTACGCGGATGCCTCCATTGGCAATGTCACGGGCAGCAACGCCGTCAACGTCTTCCTGGGCATCGGCCTGGCCTGGTCCGTGGCCGCCATCTACTGGGCCCTGCAGGGACAGGAGTTCCACGTGTCCGCGGGCACGCTGGCCTTCTCTGTCACCCTCTTCACCATCTTCGCGTTTGTGTGCGTCAGCGTGCTCCTGTACCGCCGGCGGCCCCACCTGGGCGGGGAGCTGGGCGGCCCTCGTGGCTGCAAGCTGGCCACGACTTCGCTGTTTGTGAGCCTGTGGCTTCTCTACATACTCTTCGCCACGCTGGAGGCCTACTGCTACATCAAGGGGTTCTGA